The Camelina sativa cultivar DH55 unplaced genomic scaffold, Cs unpScaffold00590, whole genome shotgun sequence genome has a segment encoding these proteins:
- the LOC104773605 gene encoding protein PLASTID MOVEMENT IMPAIRED 2-like, whose amino-acid sequence METREMESQRSSTITISRFEYEYLSGQACHSKETAEKKVEAAMAWVEALKASTNAILLRTESLKRVSGKTIVEEERASFRMHRSLSIKRLVQNEIQKFKQKSEDYGVIRSPKPIRKSLQSHKENSGDKGLINSPRPVRKSARLSGKFTPVPGGKSRRYSSGNRATPTFFVIKKKKKVPSLVKLYSRKRRFSA is encoded by the exons ATGGAAACTCGGGAAATGGAATCTCAGAGAAGTTCAACCATCACAATCTCAAGATTTGAGTACGAGTATTTGAGTGGACAAGCTTGTCACTCGAAAGAAACTGCAGAGAAAAAAGTGGAAGCTGCAATGGCGTGGGTTGAAGCACTCAAGGCTAGCACTAACGCGATTTTGTTAAGGACGGAATCTTTAAAGAGAGTGAGTGGGAAAACAatagtggaagaagaaagggCATCGTTCAGGATGCATAGGTCGCTATCGATAAAGAGACTGGTCCAAAATGAGATTCAAAAGTTCAAGCAGAAGTCAGAAGACTATGGCGTGATCAGGTCTCCTAAACCTATAAGAAAATCGCTTCAAAGTCACAAAGAGAACTCAGGAGACAAAGGCTTGATCAACTCTCCTAGACCGGTAAGAAAATCGGCAAGGCTGAGCGGGAAGTTCACACCGGTTCCGGGAGGGAAGTCGAGAAGATACTCATCAGGGAACAGAGCGACTCCAACGTTCTTtgtaatcaagaagaagaagaaagttccAAGCTTGGTTAAATTATATAGCAGGAAAAGGC GCTTCTCCGCATGA